The proteins below come from a single Yamadazyma tenuis chromosome 5, complete sequence genomic window:
- the MHP1 gene encoding Microtubules assembly and stabilization protein (COG:S; EggNog:ENOG503NWI8) → MSDANSNPDNKTNFSGSSDPKLDEYVKFYSQKPLSRTNSRKSSISESASTTNLTDDERSGLSKFSFLRRRSSVSSASVPTAKLPLVSVATEYNRRPLTAVPDDDGTNYSAWLPKNWEEYKTPARVGTLQPILPEFKNLKPLKRVAFHSSTFLIDPPQQIPSRCPRRGNVEVLPNGTLKCHPLSEEDRKAMEKSHQGQGGGIVVGGTGALHFLEKSDKDKADEQKHDKDREKSEKDQAAAAGLPIIDKPIVHSRVGYTVPVEKMALDLMYTRCCHLREILPIPAILKQIPKDSMAPLPILQFRNPNPTMVEIQTFSDFIRIAPILCISLDGVNLSREQFKIVLSAMSAKTQLTKLSLRNTPLDPEGWSLLCWFLSRNTVLSKLDITQCPQLTVISTKPKKKKTQKEDELVRMTCNRENRTDMDWHLFIATIIARGGIEELILTGCCITDVDVFEKLVNRALSIKTNRLGLAYNNFSPMHMQVIFNDWLFKPFVRGIDLGFNDFSATNQYLKILLELHKQPDFAKKLEHSSLMFLSINSTNLRYCDDFKTILETVFLKLPNLKYLDLSNNPKLFATPESAKDPNEAVNYFVSKLPLFPQLVRLHLETNKLSPDAIVSLANVLPFCKHIAYFSLLGNKLDLAAAASLSHAVKNSKNLCKLEADFDDLPTYFKDRVGLYSMRNMENNIYHSNGGASEDNSHNEELAQQLNEILELKAAGELDLNSDIVRDFITKAKRIRTELRSAVNSMNNLQLKQQLSLEGKETLIRLIFIDSSIGKAMQLIDDKFSSEDMLYSFDGAESRNARRPTYEGDVEVPSISNGRSSPSSKTLFPPAISRTSSKTSLNHLDKEEGNMHRISSTINLAMDQMSDMSGDQIRKKIAGIDLEQLPAVIDFVQKLKAKGVDVTSVFKEIGKKKNDENDAADNSDNEDEGIDLGYITDKLKKLQNESPPSSSEDGKDSKESVSDPAHSKSNQEDFAEHTMTSTPMSMIDSKTLDASSGKEMNELYDEMLHKLNLK, encoded by the exons ATGTCAGATGCAAACAGTAACCCCGACAATAAAACAAACTTCAG TGGCTCTTCCGACCCGAAATTAGACGAATACGTCAAGTTCTATTCTCAGAAGCCACTTTCACGTACCAATTCCCGCAAACTGTCGATCCTGGAACTGGCCAGTACGACAAATCTCACCGATGATGAGCGGTCTGGTTTGTCCAAATTTTCGTTCCTTCGTCGTCGTTCATCCGTGTCTTCTGCATCGGTACCTACTGCGAAACTTCCCTTAGTTTCAGTGGCCACAGAATATAACCGGCGTCCACTTACGGCAGTTCCAGACGATGACGGTACAAACTATTCGGCGTGGCTTCCAAAGAATTGGGAAGAATATAAAACTCCGGCCAGAGTTGGTActcttcaaccaattcttccTGAATTCAAGAATTTAAAGCCTTTAAAACGAGTTGCATTTCACAGCTCCACCTTTCTCATTGATCCTCCTCAGCAAATCCCCTCTCGGTGTCCCCGTCGGGGGAATGTGGAGGTGCTTCCCAATGGAACTCTCAAGTGCCATCCTCTTAGTGAAGAGGACAGGAAGGCCATGGAAAAGTCCCATCAGGGGCAAGGCGGTGGGATAGTGGTGGGTGGGACCGGGGCCCTTCATTTCTTGGAGAAACTGGACAAGGATAAAGCAGATGAGCAGAAACACGATAAAGACCGGGAAAAATCAGAAAAGGATcaagcagcagcagctgGACTTCCAATTATTGATAAACCAATTGTCCATAGTCGAGTGGGATACACGGTACCTGTGGAGAAGATGGCCTTGGATCTCATGTATACTAGGTGCTGTCATCTTCGAGAGATTCTTCCTATTCCTGCTATTCTCAAGCAGATTCCCAAGGATTCGATGGCTCCACTTCCAATTCTCCAATTCCGTAACCCCAATCCTACTATGGTGGAAATTCAGACATTTTCAGACTTTATTCGAATTGCTCCTATTCTTTGTATTTCTTTGGATGGGGTGAATTTATCTCGAGAACAGTTCAAAATTGTATTGAGTGCTATGAGTGCAAAGACTCAACTTACCAAGCTTAGTCTTCGGAACACTCCACTTGACCCAGAAGGATGGCTGCTTTTGTGTTGGTTTCTCTCTAGAAACACCGTACTCAGTAAGCTCGATATTACACAGTGTCCCCAACTCACGGTCATCAGCACaaaacccaagaagaagaaaactcaGAAAGAAGACGAGCTTGTACGGATGACATGCAACCGTGAAAACAGAACAGATATGGACTGGCACCTTTTCATTGCTACAATTATAGCCCGTGGAGGGATTGAAGAGCTAATTTTAACGGGTTGTTGTATAACTGATGTCGATGTCTTTGAAAAACTAGTGAATAGAGCTCTTTCCATCAAGACCAACCGACTTGGTCTTGCTTACAACAACTTCAGCCCAATGCACATGCAGGTTATCTTCAATGATTGGTTATTCAAGCCATTTGTACGGGGAATTGACTTAGGGTTCAACGACTTTTCTGCAACCAATCagtatttgaagatattaCTTGagctccacaaacagcCTGATTTTGCTAAAAAGTTGGAACATCTGCTGCTTATGTTCCTCAGTATCAATTCTACTAATCTAAGGTATTGTGATGATTTTAAAACTATTTTAGAGACGGTATTCTTGAAGCTTCCAAACCTTAAatacttggacttgtctAATAACCCCAAGCTTTTTGCAACCCCCGAAAGTGCAAAAGACCCCAATGAAGCAGTCAATTACTTTGTCAGTAAGTTGCCTTTATTTCCCCAACTTGTGAGATTGCACCTTGAGACTAATAAACTTTCGCCGGATGCTATCGTCTCGCTTGCCAATGTTCTTCCTTTTTGCAAGCACATTGCATACTTTTCACTCTTGGGaaacaagttggatttggcTGCTGCTGCGTCTCTTTCTCATGCTGTTAAGAACAGTAAGAACTTATGCAAACTTGAagctgattttgatgaCCTTCCAACATACTTTAAAGATCGCGTAGGTCTTTACTCGATGCGGAATATGGAGAACAACATCTACCATTCTAATGGAGGTGCCCTGGAAGACAATAGCCATAACGAAGAGCTTGCACAACAATTGAATGAGATTTTGGAGCTCAAAGCCGCTGGTGAGCTCGATTTGAACTCGGACATTGTTCGTGACTTTATCACTAAAGCCAAAAGAATCCGGACAGAATTGAGGTCTGCTGTCAACTCAATGAACAATCTTCAGTTGAAACAGCAATTGTCTTTAGAAGGTAAAGAAACCTTGATTCGGTTGATCTTCATTGATTCTTCTATTGGTAAGGCCATGCAATTAATTGACGACAAATTCCTGTCGGAAGACATGTTGTATCTGTTTGATGGAGCCGAGTCTCGAAACGCTCGTCGTCCAACATACGaaggtgatgttgaagtccCTAGTATCTCGAATGGGCGTCTGTCACCTTCTTCTAAAACCCTTTTCCCACCAGCCATATCTCGTACCAGCTCCAAAACCTCGCTTAACCATCTtgataaagaagaaggaaataTGCACAGAATCTCCAGTACAATCAACCTCGCCATGGATCAAATGAGTGATATGTCAGGAGATCAAATCCGGAAGAAAATCGCTGGTATCGATTTAGAACAGCTTCCAGCGGTCATTGACTTTGTTCAGAAGTTGAAAGCGAAAGGTGTAGATGTTACGTCTGTATTCAAGGAAATTgggaaaaagaagaacgaTGAAAATGACGCTGCTGATAATAGTGATAACGAGGATGAAGGCATCGATCTTGGTTACATCACTGACAAGTTAAAGAAACTCCAGAATGAGTCTCCTCCGAGCAGTTCTGAAGATGGCAAGGATTCAAAGGAGTCTGTTAGTGATCCAGCTCATTCAAAGTCCAACCAAGAGGATTTCGCTGAACACACCATGACATCCACTCCTATGTCAATGATTGATAGTAAGACTCTTGATGCTTCTTCAGGAAAGGAAATGAATGAGCTTTACGACGAAATGTTACACAAGCTCAACCTCAAATAG
- a CDS encoding methionine-R-sulfoxide reductase (EggNog:ENOG503P1WW; COG:T), whose protein sequence is MTHADFVNSTYSSKAEMLEQTVASYEALSTDTDNWVANLANCSSLVWHGFHSIGVPINWAGFYIASDPHTLTLGPFQGKVACQVIEVGKGVCGTAASTGQTQLVVDVHKFPGHIACDGDTNSEIVVPLMDGKKCLGVLDIDCLALNGFDEQDQQFLEQLCGKIVESCKF, encoded by the coding sequence ATGACCCACGCAGACTTCGTCAACTCTACCTACAGCAGTAAGGCCGAGATGCTCGAGCAGACAGTGGCCTCGTACGAGGCGCTCAGCACCGACACCGATAACTGGGTCGCCAACCTAGCCAACTGCAGCTCACTTGTGTGGCACGGATTCCATTCCATCGGGGTGCCCATCAACTGGGCCGGATTTTATATCGCCAGCGACCCCCATACCCTCACACTTGGCCCCTTCCAAGGCAAAGTGGCGTGCCAGGTAATCGAAGTAGGCAAAGGTGTTTGCGGAACGGCCGCTTCAACGGGCCAAACACAACTTGTAGTTGATGTGCACAAGTTCCCAGGCCATATTGCGTGTGACGGAGACACCAATTCGGAGATTGTGGTGCCACTCATGGATGGAAAAAAGTGTTTGGGAGTACTTGACATCGATTGTCTTGCACTCAACGGttttgatgaacaagaCCAGCAGTTTCTTGAACAGTTGTGTGGTAAAATTGTTGAGAGCTGCAAGTTTTAG
- the SRP54 gene encoding Signal recognition particle (BUSCO:EOG09263S2P; EggNog:ENOG503NU4T; MEROPS:MER0014430; COG:U; BUSCO:EOG09261V9P), producing the protein MSHCERLLEKLPTIDPVVTAFVVQATVATTIISLASYRSHERLIMCTDDIFELGSRASVLPFEGYRALALPVASTGVLVAVFYLSPAALAVLMAHAQAVVAILSLWFTTVSVEHIVSLLFAAVGWEVPRVVISPTGLPSGYVERLDYAAAGIKHPAKFHRYLHHHSVRVVTPEQKFEGDYEHRAGVVISATYAVGLAVAGLVAYQYYYGPTTGRWVYSNIIATSLALWFLLSAQLGSMGTAVTMLCAFTAYDIAFVYGSRVMITVASAVDMPIKLVIPYGEGGTEQAILGLGDVALPGLFVTLCSRVGKDYFGVAITSYFGGLVACFLVVLTSGNAQPALVFIVPALIVVVSVYAVIRGEWAKFWNFSVEIDPYDESESDYDSGDEVKVAFLDQKEEEEEEEEEEEEEEEEEEEEEEDDAYELDSYDEWEFRIEELRDQLTDRDSDSDISEAENGPGILVEEVYNFIDSDDDQTFVIGSGSDRDSVGTDSESLLNEDDDGGFSDDELDREELDKLIADTKTVPCPWYDDRLVKPTRFLPQPQFNQHIEMVLADLGNRLKGALSSVSSGSDDEIAALLKDISNALIENDVNFKLVFRLKENIRQKIDTDSFKSDTVANKRKKLQKAVYDELVALVDAYEEPPQIKKLSASSTTAKGKKKLVKKRESHVIMFVGLQGAGKTTSCTKLAVYYKKRGYKVGLVCADTFRAGAFDQLKQNAIKANIPYYGSYLETDPVKVSAEGVAKFKAERFDIVIVDTSGRHKQEESLFSEMVQISEAILPNQTVMVMDGSIGQAAEEQAKAFKEASDFGSIILTKMDGHAKGGGAISAIAATKTPIIFIGTGEHVADFELFKPSSFISKLLGIGDLQSLMDHVKSLNLQDDENHKKTMEHIKEGKFTVRDFQTQMNNFMKMGPLTNIASMIPGMGNLMGAVGEEEASAKMKDMIYIMDSMTQQELDSDGLLFIDEPERIVRVARGAGCAVIDVEMVLQQQQMMSTMAQTAKSTQAMGGAGPGGNANMSRMIQQAQSNPNFMQNIQNMMQGMGGAGGPGGPGGMAGLMNNPNVMAQAQQMMQDPNMMAQAQQMMRNPGMMQRMMSQFGGGGSPFG; encoded by the exons ATGTCACATTGCGAAAGgcttttggaaaagttgCCAACTATCGACCCTGTTGTAACAGCTTTCGTTGTCCAGGCAACAGTGGCCACTACAATCATCTCATTGGCCAGCTACAGATCTCACGAACGACTTATCATGTGTACAGATGATATTTTTGAGTTGGGGTCCAGGGCATCAGTTCTCCCGTTCGAAGGTTACCGCGCGCTCGCCCTACCGGTGGCGCTGACGGGGGTACTTGTGGCGGTGTTTTATTTGTCCCCAGCCGCGCTCGCGGTGCTTATGGCGCACGCCCAGGCGGTAGTGGCAATTTTATCCTTATGGTTCACAACCGTGTCGGTAGAGCATATCGTACTGCTCCTATTCGCAGCTGTGGGATGGGAGGTGCCACGGGTGGTGATTTCTCCCACCGGATTACCGTCTGGGTACGTGGAACGCCTCGACTATGCAGCAGCAGGAATCAAGCATCCCGCCAAATTCCACCGGtacctccaccaccacctgGTGCGAGTTGTAACACCCGAACAGAAATTCGAGGGAGACTATGAGCACCGTGCCGGCGTGGTAATTAGTGCCACGTACGCGGTGGGGCTCGCGGTGGCTGGACTCGTTGCGTACCAGTACTACTACGGCCCCACCACTGGCCGGTGGGTGTACTCCAATATCATCGCCACCAGCTTAGCCCTATGGTTTCTTCTCCTGGCCCAGTTGGGCTCCATGGGTACGGCCGTGACCATGCTATGTGCTTTTACTGCCTACGACATTGCATTTGTGTATGGATCCCGGGTGATGATAACAGTGGCTCTGGCGGTGGATATGCCCATCAAGCTCGTGATCCCGTACGGTGAAGGAGGCACCGAACAGGCGATTCTTGGCCTTGGTGATGTGGCGTTGCCGGGACTCTTTGTGACCTTGTGCTCCCGTGTGGGCAAAGACTACTTCGGGGTGGCCATCACCTCGTACTTCGGTGGCTTGGTGGCATGCTTTTTAGTAGTACTAACGTCGGGTAATGCTCAGCCGGCCCTTGTGTTTATCGTACCGGCCCTCATAGTGGTGGTATCAGTCTACGCGGTGATTCGAGGCGAATGGGCTAAGTTTTGGAACTTTTCCGTTGAGATAGACCCTTACGATGAGTCTGAGTCTGACTATGACAGTGGTGACGAAGTAAAAGTGGCGTTTCTTGACCAgaaggaagaggaagaagaagaggaagaagaagaagaagaagaagaagaagaagaagaagaagaagaagaagatgatgcCTACGAGCTTGACTCATATGATGAGTGGGAATTCAGAATCGAGGAGCTTCGAGACCAGTTAACTGACAGAGACAGCGACAGCGACATCAGCGAGGCCGAGAACGGGCCCGGAATATTGGTCGAAGAAGTATATAACTTCATTGATAGTGACGATGACCAGACTTTTGTCATTGGCAGTGGCAGTGATAGAGACAGCGTGGGCACCGACTCAGAATCCCTACttaatgaagatgatgacgGTGGATTTTCAGACGACGAGTTGGACCGCGAAGAGCTTGACAAATTGATAGCCGATACAAAGACGGTACCATGTCCATGGTACGACGA TCGCCTTGTCAAACCCACTCGTTTTCTACCTCAACCTCAATTCAACCAACATATCGAAATGGTGTTGGCAGACTTGGGAAACAGACTTAAGGGGGCTCTTTCGTCCGTTTCATCAGGGAGTGATGACGAGATCGCTGCCTTGCTTAAGGACATCTCCAATGCGTTGATTGAGAATGACGTGAACTTCAAACTAGTGTTTCGCCTTAAAGAGAACATCAGACAGAAAATCGATACTGATTCCTTCAAATCAGATACAGTTGCTAACAAACGAAAGAAGCTTCAAAAAGCCGTTTACGATGAGCTTGTGGCCCTTGTGGATGCTTATGAAGAACCTCCtcaaatcaaaaagcttTCTGCTtcctccaccaccgccaaagGCAAGAAAAAACTCGTTAAGAAACGAGAGTCTCATGTCATCATGTTTGTGGGGCTTCAAGGTGCTGGTAAGACTACAAGTTGTACCAAACTCGCTGTTTACTACAAAAAACGAGGGTATAAAGTGGGTCTTGTATGTGCCGATACATTCAGAGCCGGTGCTTTTGACCAACTTAAACAGAATGCTATTAAGGCCAATATTCCTTATTATGGATCATATCTAGAAACAGATCCAGTCAAAGTGTCGGCCGAAGGTGTGGCGAAGTTTAAGGCCGAACGGTTTGATATTGTCATTGTTGATACTTCTGGTCGTCATaagcaagaagaatcatTATTCTCCGAAATGGTGCAAATTAGTGAAGCAATCCTCCCCAACCAAACGGTTATGGTTATGGATGGATCTATTGGTCAAGCAGCCGAAGAACAAGCCAAAGCATTCAAAGAAGCATCCGATTTTGGGTCGATTATCTTGACCAAAATGGACGGGCATGCTAAAGGAGGAGGTGCTATATCTGCTATTGCTGCCACCAAGACTCCTATCATATTCATTGGTACGGGTGAACATGTTGCAGATTTTGAACTATTCAAACCATCTTCGTTTATTTCCAAATTacttggaattggtgatttgCAACTGTTGATGGACCATGTTAAGCTGTTGAACTTACAAGACGATGAGAACCACAAGAAAACCATGGAACATATCAAAGAAGGAAAGTTTACTGTTCGGGACTTCCAGACTCAAAtgaacaacttcatgaaAATGGGACCCCTAACGAATATTGCCAGTATGATTCCAGGAATGGGTAATTTGATGGGTGctgttggtgaagaagaggcCAGTGCTAAAATGAAAGATATGATCTACATCATGGATTCTATGACTCAACAAGAGTTAGATAGTGATGGACTATTGTTCATCGATGAGCCCGAAAGAATTGTCAGAGTGGCCCGTGGTGCTGGATGTGCTGTTATTGACGTTGAAATGGttttgcaacaacagcagATGATGAGCACCATGGCCCAAACCGCCAAGTCTACCCAAGCTATGGGAGGAGCTGGTCCTGGAGGCAATGCCAATATGAGCCGGATGATCCAACAGGCACAGAGTAATCCAAACTTCATGCAAAATATCCAGAACATGATGCAAGGAATGGGAGGTGCTGGAGGACCTGGAGGACCTGGAGGAATGGCTGGTTTGATGAATAATCCCAACGTTATGGCCCAAGCCCAACAGATGATGCAAGATCCAAATATGATGGCTCAAGCACAACAGATGATGAGAAACCCTGGAATGATGCAACGGATGATGAGCCAAtttggaggaggaggaagcccttttggttga
- the HEK2 gene encoding RNA binding protein, heterogenous nuclear RNP-K like protein (EggNog:ENOG503NW5E; COG:A), with the protein MTESLFESFESPATSPLSSQGSTQSHSGAPLWNDAGTAAETNTSTTVITTSTTMGAPLQPPSPSRESPADVPDNDSYPGTQDEILPPVSPENGNALINYRLLISSKESGCLIGQSGSVINSIRQETDTKAGISKLLAHTQERILTVSGTLDNCSKAISYFSQALIEAQQHEADAASTASAGPMPSSVEEYPHFPLRQLSIHKNIAGHSTVLRLLIPNSQMGTIIGAKGARIQRIQQVFGVSMIASKSFLPGSNERLVELQGSVPELYAALRVISRCLIEDFGGVVGTSYYVPRPRRPDVPVVAPLPVSAPAAPGTGPASDSSSSPARLVTTSMAFSKDIVGALIGKSGSRIQGVRKISGAIIGISDELEGSSERIFTISGSTYAVDKAKALLKHNLEREQQRREGVRR; encoded by the coding sequence ATGACCGAATCGTTATTTGAGTCCTTTGAGTCGCCCGCGACTTCTCCATTGTCGTCCCAGGGTTCGACCCAGAGCCATTCCGGTGCTCCGTTGTGGAACGACGCCGGCACCGCCGCCGAAACCAACACCTCCACCACAGTTATtaccacttccaccaccatgGGAGCCCCACTCCAACCGCCCTCGCCTTCTCGCGAATCACCAGCCGATGTGCCGGACAATGACAGCTATCCAGGAACCCAAGACGAAATTCTTCCTCCCGTTTCTCCCGAAAATGGTAATGCCCTCATCAACTACAGACTTCTCATTTCGTCCAAGGAGTCGGGATGTTTAATTGGCCAATCGGGACTGGTGATCAATTCAATCCGTCAAGAAACCGATACCAAGGCCGGAATCTCCAAACTTCTTGCGCACACCCAAGAGCGAATTTTGACGGTGTCAGGAACATTGGACAATTGCTCAAAAGCTATCAGCTACTTTTCCCAAGCTCTCATTGAGGCTCAGCAGCATGAGGCGGACGCTGCGTCGACTGCCAGCGCCGGCCCAATGCCACTGTCGGTGGAAGAGTACCCCCATTTCCCGCTCCGCCAATTgagcatccacaaaaacatCGCTGGCCACTCCACCGTGCTCCGGTTACTTATTCCCAACAGCCAGATGGGTACGATTATTGGCGCCAAAGGAGCTAGGATTCAAAGAATCCAGCAGGTGTTTGGCGTACTGATGATAGCTCTGAAGCTGTTTTTGCCCGGGTCCAACGAGAGATTGGTTGAATTACAGGGAAGTGTTCCTGAGTTGTACGCGGCACTTCGCGTAATCAGTCGATGTCTTATTGAGGATTTTGGCGGTGTGGTTGGCACCAGCTACTACGTGCCGCGGCCGCGGCGACCAGACGTACCAGTGGTGGCGCCGCTCCCCGTGTCCGCCCCTGCTGCCCCTGGGACGGGTCCTGCCCTGGACCTGTCGTCGAGCCCGGCGCGCCTCGTCACCACCTCCATGGcattttccaaagataTTGTGGGAGCTCTCATTGGCAAGAGCGGTTCAAGAATTCAGGGTGTTCGTAAGATTCTGGGGGCTATTATTGGAATTTCCGACGAGCTCGAGGGCCTGTCGGAGCGAATTTTCACCATCTCTGGCTCCACATATGCGGTAGATAAGGCCAAAGCCCTTTTGAAACATAATTTGGAGAGAGAACAGCAACGACGTGAAGGTGTACGGAGATAG
- the MIF2 gene encoding mitotic fidelity of chromosome transmission- protein (COG:S; EggNog:ENOG503NYKP) translates to MDPFSQFLVSRGIRRTVKDFNSLHTPREDTPADQDEEIFDFLSLETNDDADTFYRDRRESFNSAMQTIDTDGIDVNAETNGSTITRPILRIDPDLDLGVDSSTDTNSDSDTDTYDRYEYSLASTRPPLVVSSTNRHAASSYARLSVHSSDRRQQLLNHHELAAPDDPALTTVIPHSVEMLLQRQPASKFTESLQLSFVGSSRLSHHHGARKYKNNLAVATQDFYITACGSEILMYEYSDGAYFTPASDPILRFDTKPHVTSTADRLVKTLVSPMDLLSLGSQSRKTGIKPRSNMRKDRYNMEDIDDFFEDESGSDEGGSESDGKGHGNRYISSNKPQGRRSSQWTQTRASEDRDSIIARKINFTDDEADKFDLSPIGNIHRRKSYSLKSPLSEQGSPPGEQYSLEQQDNMLEPEMSYDDLNNNILDELDEGVDFELARVPEETEVSSKSISSLTKNMALGRTTNSKRIRKRTPVVTPAPVVVSIRPSPLPSPPPDGLRRSRRTKIQPLAFWRNERVIYSKSYDDEADPDITLVRDTHNIPLQEIKEIIHVPAPTTSFARGKTSKSTSRRNKTKKSSSVSDSPSNSAKQAPTELDYDYESDPGISGSEWFEDNSLSLPVYESNDSESTKTQPVAFTHNFSKWLEDPPESSGSSIDNYKLATVFKDNSPVAGALFEFPVEGFKSSKNSGVALSKSLVETLTA, encoded by the exons ATGGACCCGTTCTCCCAGTTTCTTGTTTCTAGAGGGATTCGACGAACTGTAAAGGACTTCAACTCCCTCCACACACCACGAGAAGATACTCCAGCTGACcaggatgaagaaatcttTGACTTTCTCAGTTTGGAAACGAACGACGATGCTGACACCTTCTATCGAGACCGGCGGGAAAGCTTCAATAGTGCCATGCAAACCATCGACACTGATGGCATCGACGTGAATGCTGAAACCAATGGTTCTACTATCACACGGCCCATTCTACGCATTGATCCTGACCTagatcttggtgttgattcTTCCACTGATACAAACTCAGACTCTGATACTGACACCTACGATCGGTACGAATACTCCCTTGCCAGTACTCGTCCTCCTTTGGTAGTATCTTCCACAAACCGGCATGCTGCTTCTTCGTACGCCCGTCTTTCAGTACACTCGTCAGACCGAAGACAACAGCTTCTCAATCACCATGAACTCGCAGCTCCAGACGATCCAGCCCTTACGACGGTAATCCCCCACTCGGTAGAGATGCTCCTCCAACGTCAGCCGGCCTCCAAATTCACTGAGTCGCTCCAGCTCTCGTTTGTGGGTTCATCTCGTTTGTCACATCATCATGGGGCTCGCAAATATAAAAACAACCTAGCGGTAGCCACTCAAGACTTCTACATCACCGCCTGTGGATCAGAAATCTTGATGTACGAGTACTCTGATGGAGCGTATTTCACCCCTGCACTGGACCCAATACTACGTTTCGATACTAAGCCTCATGTCACTTCGACAGCTGACCGGTTG GTCAAAACATTAGTGTCACCAATGGATTTACTTAGTTTGGGATCCCAGTCTCGGAAGACTGGGATCAAACCCAGAAGCAATATGCGTAAAGATAGGTATAACATGGAAGACATAGACGATTTTTTTGAGGACGAAAGTGGCAGTGATGAGGGAGGCTCGGAAAGCGATGGCAAGGGTCACGGAAACAGATACATATCTAGTAATAAGCCTCAGGGAAGACGTCTGCTGCAGTGGACACAAACCCGTGCTTCAGAAGACAGAGACAGCATAATTGCACGGAAAATCAATTTtactgatgatgaagccGACAAGTTTGACCTCAGTCCGATTGGTAATATTCACCGTCGTAAAAGCTATAGTCTAAAATCGCCGCTACTGGAACAAGGTTCACCTCCTGGTGAACAATACtcacttgaacaacaagataATATGCTTGAACCTGAGATGAGCTATgacgacttgaacaataatATCCTCGATGAGCTTGATGAAGGAGTGGATTTTGAATTAGCAAGAGTTCCAGAAGAGACTGAAGTATCTAGCAAATCCATTTCATCACTTACAAAGAACATGGCATTGGGCCGTACTACTAACTCGAAACGAATTCGTAAGAGAACTCCGGTGGTCACCCCAGCTCCTGTGGTTGTGTCGATCAGACCATCTCCACTTCCATCTCCACCCCCAGATGGGCTCAGGCGAAGCAGAAGAACAAAGATTCAGCCGTTGGCATTCTGGAGGAACGAGCGTGTTATCTATTCCAAATCatatgatgatgaagccGATCCGGATATAACACTTGTAAGAGATACTCACAATATCCCCCTCCAAGAAATTAAAGAGATCATTCACGTACCGGCACCAACTACTTCATTTGCACGAGGTAAAACTTCTAAGAGtacatcaagaagaaacaagacaaagaaatcatcttcagtTTCGGATTCACCATCAAACTCAGCCAAACAAGCTCCTACAGAACTTGATTACGATTATGAATCTGATCCTGGAATACTGGGAAGCGAATGGTTCGAAGATAACTCTTTGCTGTTACCAGTTTACGAATCAAATGATTCCGAATCCACTAAAACCCAACCTGTTGCCTTTACACACAACTTCTCAAAGTGGCTTGAAGATCCCCCTGAATCATCTGGTTCTTCTATTGATAATTATAAGTTGGCAACTGTGTTCAAAGATAATTCTCCTGTTGCCGGAGCCCTCTTTGAATTTCCTGTTGAAGGATTCAAATCCAGCAAGAATAGTG GGGTTGCACTTTCCAAGTCCCTCGTGGAAACACTTACGGCATAA